GTCCTGCATCTTTAGGATTCAGCAAAGGCTCCTTCCCGTAGGCCCTGAGCACGAGGTACAGGGCGAGGATGAGGTAACCGAACTGCACTATTATCCTTCCCCACTCCATGCTCGTCGAGTACCCAAAGAGCACTGCAAAGAGGGAACCTATCGCTCCCTTGTGGTGCCACACACTGTCGCTTGGAATGCCGAGGTCGTACGCGGTTTCACTTGTGAATCCCAAATCCATTCCTTCCTCCTCAGCCCACTCTATGAGCTCATGGGTCCCGTAACCTGCCATGCCAGCAGCGACGAAGACAAGGAGTATCGAGCTGTAGTAGAAAAATGTCCTCAGGTTTATCTTCATGCCAACTCCGTAGATGAGGTAGGCGAGTATAAATGCACTGACTAAGCCCGTTATAAGGCCGAGGAGCGTGCCGCCGAAGTCCTGAGTCATGAAGGGCGTGAGGAACAGGACAGTCTCAAGTCCCTCCCTGAAGACAACTATGAACGTAAAGCCGATTAATGCAAGGGGACCTATTGTGTTGCTGATCCTGCTCTCTATCTCCGCCCTGATGTTTTTACCTTTAGTAGCCATCCAGTATACCATGCTCGTGAGGACTATCACAGCCAGGTAGGAAGCCAGGCCCTCAAAGAGCTCCTTCTCTTCTAGGCCCCCATAGAGCCCCAGTATCGCGGCTCCGAGGAGAATACTAGCCAGCAGGGAAAGTCCCACGCCGATCCAGACGTTTTTTATCTGTTCAGTCCGGTTGGTTCTCCTTAAATAGGCAACTATTATTGCGACTATTATGGCGGCCTCAAGGGCCTCTCTGAAGGTTATGAGGAAAGCGCCAGCGTTCATTACTCCACCTCCGAAATTTTTAGGCCAGTCTAAAATCTCTCGGATAACTTATGAAGTTTACCTTTGCCAAATTGAAGTTTTGGACGTAGGGGTGAAAACGCCCGCGTTCAGGAGGGAGATACTTCAACAGCAAAACCCAATGGTTTGGATATCGAACCTGAGTTTCAGACAATTCGCAATAATTGCCCGGGTATGGGCATACCCATGTCTGTCACCTGCTTAATGTGAGAAAGAAACGGCTCAAAATTTACAAAATGAAAAAGTAGAGTTAAATCTTTCCAACTAAATCGAGGCTGACCTCAAGGGTCTCCTTGCCGGGCTCCCAGCTGGCCGGACACACCTGTCCGGGGTGCTCCCTCACATACTTAGAGGCCCTGAGCCTTCTCAGTATCTCCTTCGCGCTCCTGCCTATGCTCAAATCGTGCATCTCCATGTGGACGACTTTTCCGTCAGGGTCTATGATAAAGGTCGCCCTCCAGGAGACGCCCTCGTCCTCGATATAGGTGCCAAACAAGCGGCATATCTTTCCGGCTGGATCGGCGAGCATTGGGTACTTTATCTTCTTGATCGCGGGGGAAGTATCGTGCCAGGCCTTGTGGACGTAGGCAGTGTCCGTTGAAACGCTCAGGATCTCGGCGCCTTCCTTCTTGAACTCCTCGTAGTATTCGGCAAGCTCCTCAAGCTCCGTCGGGCAGACGAAGGTGAAGTCAGCCGGATAAAACGCCAAAACAACCCACTTGCCCCTGTAGTCCGAAAGCTTAACCTTCTCTATTGCGTCCTTTTCCGGAAGGTAGGCATCTGCCTCAAAGTCCGGGACGATTTCTCCAACTTTCACCATCTTTCAAACACCTCGGAACTATGTTGGGAAACCTAACTTATATAGGTTTGCCTAACAAAGTGAAAAGTTCCAAAATCGAAAGTGTTACATTTTGAAGGACAAATTTAAATATCCCAAAAGCGAACTTCGTTCGGTGATAAGATGAAGGTTAAGATAGTTCTCGGAACGGCAAGGGAAGGTAGGAAAAGCGAGAAAGTTGCGAGGTACCTCGTGAAGAAGGCCCAAGAATTCGGCTGGGACGCTGAGCTGATAGACGTCCGCGATTACCTCCTCGCCTACACCCACCGCTGGAGGATCACACCGAAGATGAAAAAATACCGGGAGAAGATTCTCGAAGCGGATGCGCTCATCATAGTCGCACCCGAGTACAACGAGAGCTATCCCGGAGAGCTTAAGATACTCCTGGACACAATTTACGACGAGTACGAGGCTTTACCAGTTGGAATATGTACCGTCTCAAGCGTTACCGGCGGCGTTAGGCTGCTGATGGAGCTGAGAATCGCGTCGCTTAACTACCGCATGCTCCCAGTTGCGCAGGTTCTGTTCTACAACGTGGACGATATATTCGAGGGCGAAGAGCTAAAGGACGAGAAGTATGAGGAGAGGGTTGGAAGGCTCTTCGGGACTCTTGAAAAGTACGCGAAGGTCCTGAAGCCGATAAGGGACGAAGTAAGAGAAAAACCCAGAGAAAAGGAGCGGGGGAACTATGAGGTCGTAGTTGTATATCCACGGAGAGACCGCCTTAGATGGGTCGCCCAAGTCGCTGAGTGCGCTATGGAAGAAGGAAAACCACTGATTCCTGCTTATGCTCCACGCCGCGAAGAGCCAGTAGGTTAGGGCGCCGGCGATTCCTGAGTACTTAAGCAACTTCAACCTAAGTCCCCAGATAAGGAGTTTTGCCGCCCCCCATATAAGCGTATTTCATCTGAGCGTCAAAAAAGAGAATGTCAGAGCAGGCCCTCGATGAGCTCCGCTATGTTCCCCCGGGCCTTGCCCCTGAGGCGCTCCAGGTGGCTGCTCAAGGCCTCGCCGATGCCGTGGATGAAGAGGCTCAACGCCTCCTCCCTCTCAAGTCCGCGCGAGCGGAGGTAGAAGAGGGCATCCTCGTCGAACTGATGGACTGCTGCTGAGTGGGAAGCCTCTTCGATTTCTGATGTATCGACCTCGAGCATTGGCACACTCACGCCAAGAGATCCTTCATCCATTATCGTCATATGCGAGATTACCCTACTTGAAGAGTCCCTTGCACTCTCGAAGACCTTCGCAACACCCCTATGTACTGCCCAGCCTTTTTGATAAGAGAAGCCGTGCACTCTTGTCTCGCTTCTGCTCTTTTCGCCGTACTGGAGGACGTTAGTGAGGTAGTCAACGGCCGAGCTTATGCCCAGGGGCATTCCCCTCAGGATGAGCTCGCTCTCTCTACCTTCAAGCGAGTAATCTTCACGGTGGTGGCTCATGAGGCCACCTTTAATGAGGGTGAACACGTTGACTCTAGCTTTTTCGCCGAGTGATGCCCTCAGGAGGTAGTGGGACAGCGAAGAGTGCCTTCCGACGGTGAGGATTTCGAGGTCGGCGTTTCTCGCTTTAAGCTCGACCACTAAGGATTTTGTTCCTTCTTCGCTCAAATCGTAGATGATTATCGGTACCTTCACGCCCTCGGCCTCTATGCTGATGTGGTGGCTGATGAAGGCCTTCTTCGATAGGTGTGATACTATCACAAGCGGCTCGGGAAGGTCTTCGGTTATCCTCAGCCTGTAGGACTTCTTCAGCGCGTAGAAGTGGAAGCCAAGGATTCTTGACTCCTCCGGACTTGAGAGGCCAAGCGTCCCCTCAGTTAGCTCAACGCCGGCTGGAAGGTTAAAGCTCGCTTCACTCCCAGAGAGGAGGACGTGCGCCTTAATCTTCACTTCCCCGGCCTTTGCCTCCGTCGGAAGCCTAAGTGGTGAGTTCTCCTCAAAGAGCTTCCACTTCGTGTAGCCCTTTATCGTTGGACTGTCCCCGTACTTCTGGTACTCAAGCTTTTGCAGCTTTTCCAGGGTAATCCCGTTAGAGAGTCCTTTAGGACGCATCAGCCAACACCCCCCATCTCGCTGAACTCCAGCTCTATGACCTTCTTGAGCACCTCGACGTACTCGAAAGGCAGCCCCTCGAGGATTTCGCTAATGAAGCCAAGCACTATGAGGCTCTTCGCTTCTTCCTCACCTATTCCGCGCGAGTTCATGTAGAAGAGCTTGTCCTCGCCGAGCTTCCCGGTGGTGGCTTCGTGGATTATGCTCGCAGTCGGCTCGTCGTTCTGGTTGTGCGGATAGGTGTAGGCCTTACTCTTCTTGTCGAGGATGAGTGAATCACAGGAAACCGTAGCGGTCGAGTTCCTGGCGCCCTTAATGATCCTCACCAGACCGCGGTAGATGTTTATTCCGCCGTTGGCGCTTATGCTCTTCGAGACTATCTTGGAGCTGGTGTTGGGTGCGAGGTGCCACGTCTTTGCGCCGGTATCCTTCATGAAGGGCCCATTGCTGAGGGAGACGACGTATTGGGCAGTCCTCGCGCCCTCGCCCTTCAGGACGCTCGAGGGGTAGGTGTAGGTTATCCTGCTCCCTATGCTGCCCTCTATCCACTCGACGTAGGCGTTCTCCTCTATGATGGCGCGCTTGTTGTTGAAGTTAATGACGTTCCTGCTCCAGTTCTGTATCGTGGTGAACTTGACGGTCGCTCCTTTGTGGGCGTAAATCTCGACCATGCCGTCGTGGAAGGAGAAGCCCTTGTACATCGGAGCTGAGCAGCCTTCGATGAAGTGTATGTAACTTCCCTCGTCGGCAACCAGGAGAGTGTGCTCGAACTGTCCCTCCAAAGCCGAACCTATGACGAAGAAGGCCTCGACTGGGAAGGGGATTCTCACGCCCTTGGGCACGTAGACGAAGACTCCCCCGCTCCAGAGGGCATGGTGCAGAGCGGAGAACTTGTGCTCTCCAGCGGGGAAGACCCTGCCGAAGTACCGCTTCACGAGATCCGGATACTTCTGCACCGCCTCCTCCATCGGTATCATGATTATGCCCATCTTCTCGAACTCTCCCTTGAGCTTCGAATAGACGCTCTCACTGTCAAACACGGCGGTTAAGCCGGAGAGGAACCTTTTCTCTATTTCGGGAATGTTGAGCCTCTCAAAGGTCCTCCTGATGTTCTCGGGCAGGTCCTCCCAGTCCTTAATCTCATTGCCTATCTCGGGCTTCGAGTAAAGGGTGAGGCTTTCCAAGTCAAGCTCCTCAATGCCGACGACCCATTTGGGCATGGGCAGCTTGTGGAAGAGCTCTAAAGCCTTGAGCCTGTGCCTGAGCATCCACTCCGGCTCGTTCTTTATCCTCGAGAGCTCCTCTATCATGTCCTTCGTCAGCTCGCCCTTGAGCTCTATCTCTTTGGGATATGGCACTGCCGTGCCGAGTATCTCCTCAAGGGAGCCAGCTTTGAGGATTTCGGCGAGTTTAGACTGCTCCATAGTCCTCCACCGCCGCGAAGCCCTTCTCCTCTATTATCTTCACGAGCTCGACTCCGCCAGAGGCAACCAGCCTGCCCTCCTTGAGGACGTGAACCTTCTGGGCGTTGAGGTACTCCAATATTCTGCCGTAGTGTGTGATTAGGAGTATTGAGGTGCCCTCGCTGTGCAGCCTATCAATTATCCCGGCCATAACTTTGAGTGAGTCAACATCAACCCCACTGTCCGGCTCATCCAGAATCAGGAGCTTCGGCCTGATAAGGTAGGCTTGAAGCATCTCAAGCTTCTTCCTCTCTCCACCGGAAAAGCCGACGTTGAGCCCTCTTGAGAGCATCGAGCTGTCGAAGCCGAGCTCTTCAACGGCTTTGAAGATCATGTCGTAGGCCTCAACTTCGTCTATTCCCCTTAGGTTCTTCAGCATCCTCTGGAGGAACTGGATGACCTTAACACCCTCGACTTCCACTGGATGCTGGAAGCTGAGGAATATCCCCTTCTTGGCCCTCTCCTCTGGCTTCATCTCCGTTATATCCTCACCGTTAAAGGTTATCCTGCCCTTCACTACCCTGTACCTTGGATGACCGGCTATGGTCAAGGCCAGAGTTGATTTTCCGCTTCCGTTGGGACCCATGACGACGTGGAGTTTGCCTTTTCCAATATCAAGCGTGATTCCCTTGAGTATTTCCTTATCCATAACTTTGACGTGTAAATCTTCCACCTTCAGCATGCCCATCACCGTCCTTTATATACCCAGTATTGGGTAAAAAAGTTCGCCTTTAAAACCTTTCTTCACAAATTTGTGTAATCAACTTGGGTCTCACATCCTGGTAACATTTATTTGGATCGAGTTTTCAATCCGTCAAAATTTGATGCTGTGATTTAGTTCACGAACAACCCATGCAATCTAGAATATTAACAAAAAAGAGGAACTCAGCCCCCCTGAAGAAGGAGGTTTGGAAGCTGCGGAGCCCTTTGACCAAGCTCCTGGTCGAGCATGAAAAGAACCTGCGGGCTGTCCTTTGCAAACTTGAGCTTATCAACAATCTTTTTGACACTTGCCTCTTCTTCAACCTGCTCGTTTATGAACCACTCCAAAAATGCCCTCGTTGAGTAGTCCTTCTCCTCCTCGGCCAGAGCGGCGAGCTCGTTTATGCACTTGCTTATGAACTGCTCGTGCTTGTATGCCGCCTCAAATGCTGCCAGTGGGGATTCCCACTCCTTTGGCGGCTGCTCTATTGCTTTCAGCTCGACCCTTCCGTTCCTGTCGTAGATGTAGTTGTAAAACCTTAGTGCATGTCCAAGTTCTTCCTCAGCTTGCGCTTTCATCCAGTTGGCAAACCCCTCCAGGTTAAGGTCCTCAAAATAGGCCGCCATTGCAAAGTACAGGTATGCAGAATAAAGCTCTCTGTTAAGCTGCTCATTTAGAGCTTTCAACATTCTTTCACTCAGCATGGCCACCACCCCACTATAGTTACGCGCGGTTACTCTAAAAGTTTTCGCCTTAGATTTTTGAAAAACTTTAAATTATTCCCTCTTTTTCCAAAATATCCAAGATTTTCAAGAATTCCTCATACTTCCCCTGAGTCACAACTCTCTCGGGTCTGAACGG
Above is a genomic segment from Thermococcus sp. LS1 containing:
- a CDS encoding ferritin, giving the protein MLSERMLKALNEQLNRELYSAYLYFAMAAYFEDLNLEGFANWMKAQAEEELGHALRFYNYIYDRNGRVELKAIEQPPKEWESPLAAFEAAYKHEQFISKCINELAALAEEEKDYSTRAFLEWFINEQVEEEASVKKIVDKLKFAKDSPQVLFMLDQELGQRAPQLPNLLLQGG
- the sufB gene encoding Fe-S cluster assembly protein SufB; the protein is MEQSKLAEILKAGSLEEILGTAVPYPKEIELKGELTKDMIEELSRIKNEPEWMLRHRLKALELFHKLPMPKWVVGIEELDLESLTLYSKPEIGNEIKDWEDLPENIRRTFERLNIPEIEKRFLSGLTAVFDSESVYSKLKGEFEKMGIIMIPMEEAVQKYPDLVKRYFGRVFPAGEHKFSALHHALWSGGVFVYVPKGVRIPFPVEAFFVIGSALEGQFEHTLLVADEGSYIHFIEGCSAPMYKGFSFHDGMVEIYAHKGATVKFTTIQNWSRNVINFNNKRAIIEENAYVEWIEGSIGSRITYTYPSSVLKGEGARTAQYVVSLSNGPFMKDTGAKTWHLAPNTSSKIVSKSISANGGINIYRGLVRIIKGARNSTATVSCDSLILDKKSKAYTYPHNQNDEPTASIIHEATTGKLGEDKLFYMNSRGIGEEEAKSLIVLGFISEILEGLPFEYVEVLKKVIELEFSEMGGVG
- a CDS encoding NADPH-dependent FMN reductase → MKVKIVLGTAREGRKSEKVARYLVKKAQEFGWDAELIDVRDYLLAYTHRWRITPKMKKYREKILEADALIIVAPEYNESYPGELKILLDTIYDEYEALPVGICTVSSVTGGVRLLMELRIASLNYRMLPVAQVLFYNVDDIFEGEELKDEKYEERVGRLFGTLEKYAKVLKPIRDEVREKPREKERGNYEVVVVYPRRDRLRWVAQVAECAMEEGKPLIPAYAPRREEPVG
- a CDS encoding peroxiredoxin, with the translated sequence MVKVGEIVPDFEADAYLPEKDAIEKVKLSDYRGKWVVLAFYPADFTFVCPTELEELAEYYEEFKKEGAEILSVSTDTAYVHKAWHDTSPAIKKIKYPMLADPAGKICRLFGTYIEDEGVSWRATFIIDPDGKVVHMEMHDLSIGRSAKEILRRLRASKYVREHPGQVCPASWEPGKETLEVSLDLVGKI
- a CDS encoding SufD family Fe-S cluster assembly protein, with translation MRPKGLSNGITLEKLQKLEYQKYGDSPTIKGYTKWKLFEENSPLRLPTEAKAGEVKIKAHVLLSGSEASFNLPAGVELTEGTLGLSSPEESRILGFHFYALKKSYRLRITEDLPEPLVIVSHLSKKAFISHHISIEAEGVKVPIIIYDLSEEGTKSLVVELKARNADLEILTVGRHSSLSHYLLRASLGEKARVNVFTLIKGGLMSHHREDYSLEGRESELILRGMPLGISSAVDYLTNVLQYGEKSRSETRVHGFSYQKGWAVHRGVAKVFESARDSSSRVISHMTIMDEGSLGVSVPMLEVDTSEIEEASHSAAVHQFDEDALFYLRSRGLEREEALSLFIHGIGEALSSHLERLRGKARGNIAELIEGLL
- the sufC gene encoding Fe-S cluster assembly ATPase SufC; protein product: MLKVEDLHVKVMDKEILKGITLDIGKGKLHVVMGPNGSGKSTLALTIAGHPRYRVVKGRITFNGEDITEMKPEERAKKGIFLSFQHPVEVEGVKVIQFLQRMLKNLRGIDEVEAYDMIFKAVEELGFDSSMLSRGLNVGFSGGERKKLEMLQAYLIRPKLLILDEPDSGVDVDSLKVMAGIIDRLHSEGTSILLITHYGRILEYLNAQKVHVLKEGRLVASGGVELVKIIEEKGFAAVEDYGAV
- a CDS encoding FTR1 family protein, with product MNAGAFLITFREALEAAIIVAIIVAYLRRTNRTEQIKNVWIGVGLSLLASILLGAAILGLYGGLEEKELFEGLASYLAVIVLTSMVYWMATKGKNIRAEIESRISNTIGPLALIGFTFIVVFREGLETVLFLTPFMTQDFGGTLLGLITGLVSAFILAYLIYGVGMKINLRTFFYYSSILLVFVAAGMAGYGTHELIEWAEEEGMDLGFTSETAYDLGIPSDSVWHHKGAIGSLFAVLFGYSTSMEWGRIIVQFGYLILALYLVLRAYGKEPLLNPKDAGLKSSV